Proteins encoded by one window of Nicotiana tabacum cultivar K326 chromosome 10, ASM71507v2, whole genome shotgun sequence:
- the LOC142165177 gene encoding uncharacterized protein LOC142165177, with protein MWALKMLNLLWAEAAYLRLTQLNEMKEFRFHAYESAAVYKERTKFVHDKKILKREFKSGDLVLLFNSRLKLFRGKLKSKWSSPFKVVNVSPFGAVDLASEDGLRTFKVNGHRIKH; from the coding sequence atgtgggctttaaagatgTTGAACTTACTCTGGGCTGAAGCTGCATATTTGAGGTTaacacaactcaatgaaatgaagGAATTCCGTTTCCATGCTTATGAAAGTGCAGCTGTGTACAAAGAAAGGACGAAGTTCGTCCATGACAAGAAGATCTTGAAAAGAGAGTTCAAGTCGGGTGACTTGGTTTTGCTCTTTAACTCAAGGCTCAAATTGTTTCGGGGAAAGCTCAAATCAAAATGGTCCAGTCCATTCAAAGTGGTAAATGTCTCTCCTTTTGGAGCTGTGGACCTTGCATCAGAAGATGGGCTTCGGACATTCAAAGTCAATGGCCACCGAATCAAGCACTAA